The Anaerolineae bacterium genome segment CGGCAATAAGCTCTTCTACATGCATTTCAACGACAACTGGCGCCTGTGGGACGACGACATGACCGTCGGATCCGTGCACACCATCGAGATGTTGGAACTGCTCTACTGGCTGGACCGCCTGAACTACCAGGGATGGTACGCGCTGGACATCTTCCCCTACCGCGAGGATGGGGTGCGGGCGGCCAGCGAGAGCATCCGCTGGATTCAGGGACTGCACGGACTGCTGGACAAGATCGGGCGCGAGCGCATCGCGGCGGTGATCGCCCGGGGCGATGCCATGGAGGCTTCGGCCATGCTGCGCGAAGCCCTGCTGGGATAGCGATCAGGCATTCACATCATTTATGGAGGGACATATCCAATGGTAAAAGAACTGTACGACCCCCACATGTTCAACTACATGTGGGAAAGCCTGGACCAGGACCATTTCGTCGTGGGCACGTATTATATCGAGGACAGCCGGCCGGACTGGGACTTCATCGATCACCTCGGCCAGGTCCAGCGCCTCGCCCTGGAAGGCTCCACCGCCACCTGGATGGACATCAAAGAGGAGACGCCCGAGGTGCGGGAGCGCCTGTGCAGTAAGGTGCTGGGCTATTACGAAATCCCCTCCCCGCCGGGCACACGCCGCGCCGTGATCCAACTGGCCTTCCCCACCGCGGCCTGGGACGTGAACGTCAACGTGCCGATGATGCTCCTTTCCATCTCCGGTAACATCTTCGCCTTTTGCGACAAGGTGCGCCTGCTGGACGTCTTCATCCCTGAAGCCATCGCTAAGAAATTCAGCGGCCCGAAATTCGGCATCGAGGGACTGCGGGAGAAGCTGGGGGTGTACGGCCGGCCGCTCGTCCTGCAGATCATCAAGCCCAAGATGGGCATGACGCCGGAGGAAACCGCCAACCAGGTCTACCAGACCGCCCTCGGCGGTGCAGATTTATGTAAAGATGACGAGATGTGCAGTGAGCTGGAGAACTGCCCCTTCGAGGCCCGCCTGGAGGCGGTGCTCAAGGCGCTGGAAAAGGCGGAGCGCGAGACCGGCCACAAGACGCTGTACATGGTCAGCATCACCGATGAGGTGGACCGCGTGCATGAGAAGGCCCGCCGCGCCGTGAAGCTGGGCGCGACCGGCTTGCTCCTCGCCTACCCCGTCGGCCTCTCGACCCTGAAGGTCATCGCCAGCGACCCGGAGATCAACGTGCCCATTCTCTGGCATGTCTCCCACATGCTGGGCATGCTCCCGACCATGAGCTACGTCGCCCTGGCCAAGCTGGCGCGGCTGTGCGGCGCGGACATGATGCTGACGCCGTCCCTATGGTCCAGCCTGCAGGTCTGCTCGGTCGAGGAAGAACTGCGCACCTCCCAGACTCTGCGGGCGCCTTTCTACCATATCAAGCGGGCGTGGCCCATGCCGGCCGCCGGCATGTACCCCGGCCTGGCCGAAGTCCTGATCCAGGAGCACGGCATTGACTTCATCGTGCCGGCCGGCGGCGGCATGCTCGGGCATCCTATGGGCTATAAGGCCGGCGCCATGGCCTGGCGCCAGGCCATCGACGCGGTGCTGGCCGGCATGTCCCTGCAGGAAGCCGCCGAGAAATATCCGGAAGTCCGCGCCGCGGCCGAGCTTTGGGGCATCCGCAAGCGCCCACAGTGCCCCTGGGGCTACCGCAGTCCGGAGTTCCATCCCAAGTTTGCCCCGAAAAACATCTGAGGGGGTGAGCGGATCGATGAATCAGGCAGATATCCTTCTGCTGGAACTATATCGGACAATGCTGACCATCCGGCGCTTTGAGGAGCGCTGTAACTATCTCTTCATGCAGGGGCGCATTCCCTCCACCCTGCACCTGTACATCGGGCAGGAGGCGGTGGCCGCCGGCGTCTGCGCGCATCTGCGCCCCGATGATTATCTCTTCAGCACCCACCGCCCCCACGGCCATGCCATCGCCAAAGGCGTGGCGCCGCGCGCCATTATGGCGGAGCTGTACGGCAAGGTCACCGGTTGTTGTAAAGGCAAGGGAGGGTCCATGCATGTGGGGGATGTGCGGGTGGGCATGTTCCCCGCCGTGGCCATTGTCGGCGCCAACGCCCCGCTGGCCGCCGGCGCCGCCCTGGCCGCCAAATGGCTGGACAAGGACCGCGTCAGTGTCTGCTTCTTCGGCGAAGGCGCCGCCAACGAGGGCGCGGTACACGAGGCCATGAACATGGCCGCCATCTGGGACCTGCCAGTGGTCTACGTCTGTGAGAACAACCTGTACGCCGCCTCTACCCCCTTCTCCAAGGCCTTCAAGATCCAGAACGTCGCCGACCGGGCGGCCGCCTACGGCATGCCGGGGGTCATCGTGGATGGCAATGACGTCGAAGCGGTCTATCGGGTCGCCGGCGAGGCCATCGCCCGCGCCCGCCGGCGCGAAGGCCCCACCCTTATCGAGGCCAAGACCTACCGTCTGTGCGGACATTCCCGCAGTGACCCGCGCACCTACCGTTCGCGCGAGGAAGAGGAAGAATGGGCCAAGCGCGATCCCATCCCGCGGCTGGCCGGCCGGCTGAAGGAACTGGGCCTGGCCAGCGATGAAACCCTGGAGCGCATCGAACAGGAGGTGCAGGCCCTTATTGACAATGCGGTGCGCTTCGCCGAGGAAAGTCCCCTGCCCGACCCGGAGGACACCCTCAAACACGTATTCTGGTCGGAGGAGGGATAAGCTATGGCGCTGATGACCATTGCGGAAGCCCTGCGGCAGGCCATTCGGGAGGAAATGCGGCGCGACCCGCGCGTCTTCTGCATCGGCGAGGACATCGGCATCCTTGGCGGATTTGGGGGCGCCTTCACCGTTACCCTGGGCCTCTCCGAGGAATTCGGACATGAGCGCATTCTGGACACCCCCATCTCAGAGACCGGGCTGATCGGCGTGGCCATCGGCGCCGCCATGGCCGGCCTGCGCCCCATCGCCGACGTGCAGTACGGCGACTTCCTCTTCTGCGCTATGGACCAGATCGCCAATCAGGCCGCCAAGATGACCTATATGTCCGGCGGCACGGTCAAGGTCCCCCTGGTCCTGCGCGCCCCCGTGGGGGCAACCGGCCGCGGCGCCCAGCACGCCCAGAGCCTGGAAGCCTTCTTCACCCACATACCGGGGCTGAAAGTGGTCGCGCCGGCCACCGCCTACGACGCCAAAGGCCTGCTGAAAAGCGCGGTGCGCGACGATAATCCCGTCATCATCTTTGAGCACAAACTGCTCTACGGTAGTAAGGGGCCGCGCGCCGAGCGCGGCGCCCTCAGTCCGGTGGGAGAAGTGCCCGAGGAGGAATACCTGGTGCCCATCGGCAAGGGCATCATCCGACGCGAGGGCAAGGATGTCACCATCGTCGGCAAACTGCTCACCGTGTACCGCGCGCTGGAGGCCGCCGAGCAACTGGCGAAAGAAGGCATCGAGGCGGAGGTGATCGACCCCCGCACGCTGGTGCCGCTGGACAAAGAGCTGATCCTCGACTCCGTGCGCAAGACCGGCCGGCTGGTCATCGTCGAGGAGGACAACTACACCGGCGGATGGGGAGCGGACGTGGCCGCCATGGTCGCCGCCGAAGCCTTTTTCTGGCTGGACGCGCCCATCGTGCGCGTCAGCGCGCCGGACACTCCCCCGCCCTTCTCGCCGCCGATGGAGCAGTTCTATGTCCCCAGCGCCGAGCGCGTCGTCCAGGCTGTGAAGTCCATACTCTGAGGGAATCCCATGGCAACGGATGTGCTCGTCCCACCCCTGGGCCAGACCGTGGATACCGTCACCCTGGTGACCTGGTACAAGCGCGAGGGAGAGGCGGTGACCCAGGGCGAAAAGCTGTACGCCATCGAAACCGATAAGGCCACGCTGGACATCGAGGCGCCGGCCTCCGGCATCCTGCGCCATATCACCGCCCAGCCCGGCCAAAAGGTGCGCGTGCTTTCCCCCATCGCCCGCATCCTCGCACCCGGGGAAGAAGCAGAGGCGGTGCCGGCTCCGACACCGCCGGCGGCGCCTGCCGGCGCGCCTGTGCCGCCCACGCCTGCCCCCGCGCCGGCGATGAAACCACCCACTACCCCGCCGGCCGGCCGGATATTCATCTCGCCGCGCGCCCGCCGGCTGGCGGAAGAGCACAACGTCCCCTGGCAAACCCTGCAGGGCACCGGTCCCCAGGGCGCCATCGTCGAGCGGGACGTGCGGGCGTATCTGCAGTCCCAGGCGGCGGTGAAAGCTCCTCCTGTCACCATAGGGCCGGCCATTACCCCGCCGGCGGTCGCCGTCATGCAGACCATCCCGCTGGAAGGCTCGCGGGCGGTCATCGCTCAGCGCATGCTGGAAAGCCGGCAGACCACCGCCCCGGTCACGCTGATGTCCGAGGCCGACGCCACCGCGCTGGTAGAACTGCGCCGGCAGTTCCATGAAGCCGGCATCCCCGTCAGCTACAACGATATTTTCCTGTACATTGCCGGCCGCGCCCTGCGCCAGTTCCCGCGCCTGAACGCCTCCCTGGAAGGGGAAACCATCCGGCTCTGGGACGAGGTGCACATCGGCTTAGCGGTGGACACGGAGCGCGGCCTGTTGGTGCCGGTGGTACGGGACGCCGACCGCAAGCGGCTGGCGGATATCGCCCGCGAAACCCAGCGCTTGATCGAGCGGGCGCGTGCCGGCCAGCTCACCCCCGAAGAGATGAGCGGCGGGACATTCACCATCACCAACCTGGGCATGTACGACGTGGATGCCTTTACCCCCATTATTAATCTGCCGCAGTGTGCTGTGTTGGGTATCGGCCGCATCGTCGAGCGGCCGGCGGTGTTTCAGGGAGTGATCGCCGTGCGCCATCGCGTCTGGCTGAGCCTGACCTTCGACCACCGCCTGATAGACGGCGCGCCGGCCGCCCAATTCCTCCAGCGCATCATCCAGTGGGTGGAAATGCCGCACCTCTTGCTGATATGATGGCGAAAACCGAGAAGGAGGACACATCATGACAGCACAGACCTATCTGGCGTTCGACATCGGGGCGGAAAGCGGACGGGCGATGCTGGCATCCTTCGACGGCGGCCGGCTCTCCCTCTCCGAACTGCATCGCTTCCCCAACGGCCCGGTGCGCCTCCCCGACGGCCTGCACTGGGACATCCTGCGCATCTGGAGCGATGTCAAGAATGCCATTGGCATGGCCTTCCGCGACACGGAATCCCCGCCGGCCAGCCTGGGCATTGACACCTGGGCGGTGGACTTCGGCCTGCTGGACCGCACCGGCGCGCTCATCGGCAACCCCTATCACTACCGCGACAGCCGCACCGACGGGATGATCGAGGAGGCCTGCCGGCGCGTGCCTCGCGCCGAGATCTTCGAACAGACCGGCATCCAATTCCTTCAGCTCAATACCCTCTACCAGCTCCTGGCGATGGTGGTATCCCAGTCGCCGGCGCTCGAAATCGCCCATACCTTCCTGACCATCCCGGACTTATTGAATTACTGGCTGACGGGGCAGAAATTTTGCGAGTTCACCAACGCCACCACCACACAGTTCTACAATCCCCGCAGAGGGGACTGGGCCTGGGACCTGCTGGAGCGCATGGGCATCCCGAAGCATATCTTCCCACCCATCATCCCGCCCGGCACCAACCTGGGCAAGCTGACGCCGGCGGTGCGGGAGGAGCTGGGCATCAGTGAGGCGCAGTGCCCGCAGGTGATCGCGCCGGCCTGCCATGATACCGGTTCTGCCGTCGCCGCCGTGCCGGCGATGGAATCCCGCTTCGTCTGGATCAGCTCCGGCACCTGGTCGGTCATGGGCACCGAAGCGCCGCATCCCATCATCACCCCCGACAGCCTGCGCAACAACTTCACCAACGAGGGCGGAGTCGCCGGCACGTTCCGTTTCTCCAAAAACGTCATGGGCCTGTGGCTGGTGCAGGAATGCCGGCGCACCTGGGCACAGCAGGGCGAGGCGTACTCCTACGATGAGCTGGTGAAGATGGCCAGCCAGGCGCCGGCCTTCCTGGCGGTCATTGACCCCGACTATCCGGAATTCTTCAAGCCCGGCGACATGCCGGAGCGCATCCGCCGCTTCTGC includes the following:
- a CDS encoding 2-oxo acid dehydrogenase subunit E2 produces the protein MATDVLVPPLGQTVDTVTLVTWYKREGEAVTQGEKLYAIETDKATLDIEAPASGILRHITAQPGQKVRVLSPIARILAPGEEAEAVPAPTPPAAPAGAPVPPTPAPAPAMKPPTTPPAGRIFISPRARRLAEEHNVPWQTLQGTGPQGAIVERDVRAYLQSQAAVKAPPVTIGPAITPPAVAVMQTIPLEGSRAVIAQRMLESRQTTAPVTLMSEADATALVELRRQFHEAGIPVSYNDIFLYIAGRALRQFPRLNASLEGETIRLWDEVHIGLAVDTERGLLVPVVRDADRKRLADIARETQRLIERARAGQLTPEEMSGGTFTITNLGMYDVDAFTPIINLPQCAVLGIGRIVERPAVFQGVIAVRHRVWLSLTFDHRLIDGAPAAQFLQRIIQWVEMPHLLLI
- a CDS encoding ribulose 1,5-bisphosphate carboxylase, with protein sequence MVKELYDPHMFNYMWESLDQDHFVVGTYYIEDSRPDWDFIDHLGQVQRLALEGSTATWMDIKEETPEVRERLCSKVLGYYEIPSPPGTRRAVIQLAFPTAAWDVNVNVPMMLLSISGNIFAFCDKVRLLDVFIPEAIAKKFSGPKFGIEGLREKLGVYGRPLVLQIIKPKMGMTPEETANQVYQTALGGADLCKDDEMCSELENCPFEARLEAVLKALEKAERETGHKTLYMVSITDEVDRVHEKARRAVKLGATGLLLAYPVGLSTLKVIASDPEINVPILWHVSHMLGMLPTMSYVALAKLARLCGADMMLTPSLWSSLQVCSVEEELRTSQTLRAPFYHIKRAWPMPAAGMYPGLAEVLIQEHGIDFIVPAGGGMLGHPMGYKAGAMAWRQAIDAVLAGMSLQEAAEKYPEVRAAAELWGIRKRPQCPWGYRSPEFHPKFAPKNI
- a CDS encoding thiamine pyrophosphate-dependent dehydrogenase E1 component subunit alpha, encoding MLTIRRFEERCNYLFMQGRIPSTLHLYIGQEAVAAGVCAHLRPDDYLFSTHRPHGHAIAKGVAPRAIMAELYGKVTGCCKGKGGSMHVGDVRVGMFPAVAIVGANAPLAAGAALAAKWLDKDRVSVCFFGEGAANEGAVHEAMNMAAIWDLPVVYVCENNLYAASTPFSKAFKIQNVADRAAAYGMPGVIVDGNDVEAVYRVAGEAIARARRREGPTLIEAKTYRLCGHSRSDPRTYRSREEEEEWAKRDPIPRLAGRLKELGLASDETLERIEQEVQALIDNAVRFAEESPLPDPEDTLKHVFWSEEG
- a CDS encoding rhamnulokinase; translation: MTAQTYLAFDIGAESGRAMLASFDGGRLSLSELHRFPNGPVRLPDGLHWDILRIWSDVKNAIGMAFRDTESPPASLGIDTWAVDFGLLDRTGALIGNPYHYRDSRTDGMIEEACRRVPRAEIFEQTGIQFLQLNTLYQLLAMVVSQSPALEIAHTFLTIPDLLNYWLTGQKFCEFTNATTTQFYNPRRGDWAWDLLERMGIPKHIFPPIIPPGTNLGKLTPAVREELGISEAQCPQVIAPACHDTGSAVAAVPAMESRFVWISSGTWSVMGTEAPHPIITPDSLRNNFTNEGGVAGTFRFSKNVMGLWLVQECRRTWAQQGEAYSYDELVKMASQAPAFLAVIDPDYPEFFKPGDMPERIRRFCKLTGQPVPEDKGAVVRCALEGIALKYRWVLERLEEMLGYRLEPVYIVGGGTQNRLLSQFTADALRRQVYTGPIEATALGNIMMQMIAMGALHSVAEGRELIRKSFPLTIYEPAQTAGWDEAYEKLCAIMARYPLDAGG
- a CDS encoding alpha-ketoacid dehydrogenase subunit beta → MALMTIAEALRQAIREEMRRDPRVFCIGEDIGILGGFGGAFTVTLGLSEEFGHERILDTPISETGLIGVAIGAAMAGLRPIADVQYGDFLFCAMDQIANQAAKMTYMSGGTVKVPLVLRAPVGATGRGAQHAQSLEAFFTHIPGLKVVAPATAYDAKGLLKSAVRDDNPVIIFEHKLLYGSKGPRAERGALSPVGEVPEEEYLVPIGKGIIRREGKDVTIVGKLLTVYRALEAAEQLAKEGIEAEVIDPRTLVPLDKELILDSVRKTGRLVIVEEDNYTGGWGADVAAMVAAEAFFWLDAPIVRVSAPDTPPPFSPPMEQFYVPSAERVVQAVKSIL
- a CDS encoding sugar phosphate isomerase/epimerase; translation: GNKLFYMHFNDNWRLWDDDMTVGSVHTIEMLELLYWLDRLNYQGWYALDIFPYREDGVRAASESIRWIQGLHGLLDKIGRERIAAVIARGDAMEASAMLREALLG